GAATAGTTCAATCTCAAATCGTCGCTATAATTTAAGATTGTTTGAGTTTTTGATGATGCGTAGCTAATTTTCATATTATTATAAAAAAGCCATAAGCGAGACGATAAAGAAGAATTTAAAATATATGTATCAGTACCTTGAGAATCTGAACCTCTTGATCCTGCATATCCTCCACCAACGTTTAATGATGAATTTATAGAAGGCAGTTTTTCAGATAAAGATATATTTGCATTGGCGTTAAAATTTGTATTTGTTTCTGTTTCTGTTTCTATTTTATTTATTTCTTTTAGAGATCTGGATCTATTATTTTGATTCATAATAACTGCTGCTGAACCTCCATAAGTAAGACTTCTTTGTGGTGACAACTTTTTAGTATGCTTGTATGTTGAATTTAGTTTTATATTGCTTGTTTCAGAGCTAAAGTCATCACTATCTAAATAAAAATAACTTATATTTTGAGATATTGAAAAGTCATTATTTGGTCTATATACAAAATTTTGATTAATATTAAGAGTGTCTGTAATATACATTGTTTCTGTGCTAGAGCTATTGCTATCCATTCTAGAATAAAAATCTACACGATTAAAATTCATTAAAATAGTTCCCTGATATTTTGCTTGTGGATTCCAAGTTAAGTTAATATTTCCACCCATTGTAGTTGTATCTGTAATGCCATCATTTTCAAAAACATAATTGTTATACATAAAATCAGAGTCCAAAACAATATCTTTGTCGATTTTAAACTTATGAGTAAATTTAACTGAATTGTCTTCATCGTTTCTTTGCATAACATCGCCAGTAGTAGTGTTTTTTTTATTTTTATACTTTAATCTAAAAATATGTCTTCCCGTAAGATAAGAAACTCCTGTATTATAGCTATTTGATGTTTCAGTGGAAAAATTTGCATTAGAAGCAAGATTGCTAGAACTAACTACATTCTTATCAGCCCCATAAGTAAAACCTAGCTTATTCAACCGTACTGAACCTGAAATTCCATAATTTTTTGATTCTGCCAAAATATAAGTTACTATATCGTCATTAATGATAGTGCTTGGACTATTTCTTGCATTATAAAACATAGTCATAGGAAATTTCGTACTTTTAAAAACATTGGTAGTAATTCCATAGTCTAAAGCTTCACTTTTTGCTTTGTTACTATTCCCATTAATATCTTGTGTCATATCTGAGTAACGAAGACTACCAAAAAGTTTATAATCCAAAAGTTTTGGATTATAAATATTTCCATCATAATTTAAATTATATTCTTGTATTAAATTTTGCCTATTCAACAAAGTATCGAAAGTATCTAGACTTTCTTCCTCATAGTTAAGCCCGATGCTTCCTCTCATGCCTCTATCTGGATAGCTTTTAGCATTAAGGGGTGTTATAACCATTATGCACAAAAGAATACAGATAAGACGTTTCTTCATCTAAATATATTTACCTTATAATTTTTGATTTTAATTTCAAGCGTTCAAGCAAATCTGTTCTTTTTTTATCTTCAAATTTTACTTTCAAATCTCTTCTCAAGCCATCTTTTATTTTATTAAACGAAAGTTGCTTGCTCTCTTTCATATCTTCAATTTTCACAATATAAAAGCCAATGTCCATCTCTATAATTTCACTAATTTCACCTTTTTTTAGCTTAAAGGATTTTTCTTCTACATATGGTTCCAATAATCCTTTATGTATAAAACCCATATCGCCACCTTTGATTCTACTCATTGCGTTTGAATATTTAGCAGCTATATCTCCAAAATCTGCACCATCTTGAATTTTTTTCATGGCCTCTTTTGCTTTTAACCTTGCATCTTCTTTCCCATTTTTAGCACTTGGATTATTTCTAATATATATAAGACGAACTCTTCTTTTTTCTGGTTCTTTAAACTTATACATATTTTTTTCATAATACTTTTTCAAATCTTCGTTAGTGATTGTTTTTTTTATTTTTTCTTTGTAAAGGTTATCTAATGTAATATCTTTTTTAATAGCTAGCTTTAGTGTTTCAAAAGAAACTCCATTTTTTTTAAATCCTTCTATTAAAAATCTTCTTGTATCTTTTACTCCCTTTACTTTGTTTTTGATAGTCCTTTCCATCTTCATAAGTTGGTTTTCTACGTCTTCTTTTGTTGCACCTAGATTTTCAGATAGAGCATAGTTATACAACAAAGCTCTATCTATAAGTGTTTTCATAGCTTTAATTTTTAAATCTTTAACTTTTTCATCAGTAACATTGGAATGTAAGAAGCTTTTTGGCATAAGCTTGTTTACTTCTCTTTGCAAATCATCTTCTGAAATTGAAATGCCATCTACAACAGCAACCGACGCCTCTGGTAACAAAGGACTCTTTGCAAAAAGAGCTAAACTTAATGTTAGTAACAATATTATTTTCATTTATTTTCCGCCTCATTGTAAAGCTCTTTTTCAAGCTCTTTTTTAATTCTCATCTCTTCTTTATTTATTTTACCATTAAGTCCTGACAATTCTTTATATTTTTCAGGATTACTTAACTTCCACTTTTCACTTAAATACTGAAATGTTTGAATTCTTCCGGTGAAACCATCTGCTATAATTATCTTGTCATTCTCATCTATATAGAGTCCAGATATAAGTCTAAATGTTCCAGGTTTAACATATCCAGCACCACCAAAGTAAAGTAATAATGTTCCTTTATCATCAAAGACCTGTACATTATTAAAAGCAGAATCAGTAACATATATATGTCCTTCGCTATCAACTCCTATACCTTTTGGTCTTGTAAATTCGCCCGGCCTAGTACCAACTTTTCCAAATGTACGAATAAATTTTCCATCTTTATCAAAAATCTGAACACGAAAATTTTGAGTGTCTGAAACAATTAGATTATTATTTCTACTATCAATCGCTACATTAGTAGGAAAATTAAATTCACCATCTGCATGTCCACGTTTTCCAATCTCTAACAACATCTTTTTCGTTTCTATATCAAAAACTTTTATTTTATGACCCTTAGTATCTGCCACATACAAACGATTTAGCTTTTTATCTATAGCAATTCCCGTTGGTTGTGCAAATTCTAACCTACTTCCAATAGCAGTGAGTAGTTTTCCTTTTTCGTTATATACCATTACAGCTTTTCTACGAGTATCACTTATATATGCAAATCCCTTAGAATCAAAAGCAATTCCAACAGGTCCACTCAATCCATCACCAATAAAAGAAACATCTTTAGTTTTTTCATCAATAACAAAAATCATCTTAGTTGCTGTATCTACAGCATACAGTTTACCGTTATCTATAGTTACTCCATAAGGCTTAACAATTAATGGGTTTTTGCTTTTATTTTCTATTGATTCCCCTAAAATTATATCTAAAGTATTCAATTCAACTTTTTCGTTGTTCTCTCCTCTGTAAGTTTCAAGATACTGTATCCTTGGCTCATCTGGAAAAGATGGGTAAACTATGTTTACTTTCTCAACTTTAACTTCTTTACTAAAGCACCCTTGAAACAATATAGATACTACAATAAAAGAAAATATAAAAAATATTCTCATAATCTATTCCTTATTTTTGATTTGTTTTACAAACTTTTTTTATTTTATAAAAAAGAGTGACATCACTCCATGTTTTACCTAAATGCTTATCGAAGCACTCTTTACTAAATGATGAAAATAGGTCTTTTGCATCAAAATCAAGAATATTTATATTTCCTGAAGCAGACAATGAGTTTCTCATTATATAATATTTCATATTTATTATTTTTTCAACACCATTCATACCTATTTTTACAGAGAGAGTACCCTCTCTTGAATTACGCATCTTTACATCTAATATTTCAGCACTTATTTCATCACCTTTAAGCTTGTCAAAGAAAAACAAACTCAATGTTTCATCCATAGCACCATCAGATGACTTTACACTTTTTTTATCAACAATTAAAGTTGCACCTACCAATAGCGCTTTAAGAGTATTTCCTTCTTTAGCAGCAGGTTTATACTCAAAACTAGTAAAAGTGGCATTCATGGGAACTTTATAAATTGTTTTATATCCAGAAAACGAAAACTCTATCTCATCCAACTGTGTTAACTTACAAACTTTTGCATTCAATAAAGAAATACCCAACAATATTATTAAAATAATTTTTTTCATAAAAATCCTTACATATATATTATATCTTTAATATATAAACAAAAGAAAAAAATTTAAAAAAAATAAAGCTTTAAGAAAAAATGCAGAAATTATATGGAGAAGGTTTGTAGTAGGTGGATAACCACCTACTACTTTAAAGTAACATCTATTTTAGATATTATTTAGCATGACAACCAAAACAAAGTTCACTTCTCTCATTTGTATGACGAAGGTAATTAACTTGTATATTAGTTGCTGACTGAGCAACACCAGTAGCATTATGCGGGTCATGACAAGAAACACATTCTACGTTACCGCCACGTAATAGGGCAGAAACTAGTTGACTTCCACTTGGAGTTACCCATGATTCATTATTTTCACCATCATCTAAAGTATCAGTAGTTTCTCTAAGGCTTGCTCTACCAGGTGTATATACTATAGATATAGGGTGATCATTTGAAAGATCAACAGCAGTTGCACCAGAAGCTGCAGAAACACCCATAGTTCCACCAATATTACCACCATATGGAGTTCCTAAGATATTAACAATATTCTGTGAACCAGCTATTGGTTGCATACCAGAACCAGGAGCATTTGCAATAGAATCTACAGCAGAAATACCATCGTGACAACTTAAACAAACCAATGATGCGCTAGCAATTGTTGTATTTGCCTCTGTTCCACCAACTGTCGTTCCATACGTAGTATAAACTTGAGTTTCATTCGAGTCAGACTTATTCCATAAAGGTGCGCCTGCAAAAGAAATATTTGCAGCGTGAGGCGTGTGACAATATACACAAACTTCACCATTATCATCATCACCTAGTCTAGCACTTAAATTATGTGGACTTGTAGAGTCAGTAATTGAAACCCCACCATAATTACCACCAGAAACACCAGCAAAAGTTACAGATGAAACCAACAATGAAGCTAATAACAATCTTAATTTAGTATTCAATATCTCTCCTTTTAAAATATACAAAGCTTAAACACCTATATATTTCTATTTGATATATCAGATCATAACATATAAACTTAATAAATGAAACATACTATAACTACAATTATAATTTTAGTTTTAATTAAGTTACAAAAAGTAACGTTATTGCTTTATGTTTACTTTTTATGGCATCTTTTACATACATTAAAAGGATGAGAGCCTTTCATTCTAAGTAGGTATATTCCTGTGGAGCCATGTGGATTGTGACAACTTGTACAAACAAATTCTCTTCCTGGTCGAGCTGGATCAGCTCTGTCTTTAGTTGGGTGTGCCCCTTTGTTTCTTGCAAAAACAAAACCTGAAACTATATGGTTACCTGGGATTGCTTTTTCTGTATGACATGTAGTACATAAGTTCCAAATCTTTTTACGAAGAAAAAATTCATTTTCTGAACCATGTGGATTGTGGCATCTTTTACATCTTCCATCATTAACAGGGCCATGACCATATCTGCTCGCCATCCAGTCTTCAACACTCTCGTGACAATAAGCACATCTAGTATAGATAGGATCTGGAGCCAAGTACTTTGATAAACCCTCATCATCTACGTTATATTCTCCACCATTACCAGTATGACAAACGTTACAAAGCCAGTTCGCTGCTGGTGCGTGAGAATTACTTGTATTTAGTTTAGCATTATGACATTTATAACATGTAGTTTCAGAGACATCATCAAAAGGCTCATCTTCATGGGGGATATTGTTTGTCATATCATGACATGACTTACACTTATCCTCTTCCTCTTGGGAGTGAAAATATCTTTTATCATATTGTTCTGAATCGTAAACATCTACGCCTGGCAAAACATCGTTATAAAAATAAGATTCTCTTTTGTCAGTACTAAGAAGTTTCCCATCTTTATATGCTTCTACTATGATTTCATTTCTTGCAGGATGAAGTTCAATCGTTTTACAATATGTAGCTTTTTGTGATGTCACATCTAATGTAGTATTTATATCACCTTGACGTATAACTATAGTATCAACTTTTTTATAATCAGCATCTATTACAAAAGTGCTATCTTTACCCTCGTAACGCACATAATCATATGGTTTTAAAATTTCTATTGAAGATGTCTCTTCTGCATTGCCGCTTAAAGCGACAAAGAGAAGGATAAAAAAGAGGTATATTGTTTTCAAAACTTGATTTACTTCAAGTTGACTTTTGGAGTCTCTCTATCGTAATGGCGACGAGCATGACAAGCTGGCGCACACGAACCACCATTTTCAGTTTCTATATAACGAATAGGGAAGTTTATTCTTCCAAACTGTGTTTTCTTTCTTAAGTGGTGAGGGTACTCTTTTGTTCCATGAAAATCATGACAAGCGCGACAAGAACGACCTTTAATTTTATTTACATGTACAAAGTGTATATTTTTATCTCCATTTCTAAAATTAGTTGCTTCTATAGTAAACTCAGCTTTAATTTTATCTGGCTCGTGACACTGAAAACAGATGTAATTTTTTTCGTCAAAACTTTCATAAAAAGTTCTAGGAAATGGTTTTTTTAACATTCTTAAATTGTTTGAGCCATGAGGATTATGACATGCTGCACAATCACCCCAAAGAATTGGACCATGCCAATCTGGGTTGTCTTCAAGATGCTTTGCAATATTTTGAAGCTTGTAGCCTGTCTCATCAGTTGTTAAAGATTCATTGTGACAAGTAAGACATAACTCTTTTGCCGTATCTTTTATAATAAATTTTGGATGCTCAGAGCCGTGAGGGTCATGACACTCAAGACATTTTCTTGGTCTGTCAATTGCTCCATGCTTATCTGTAACTTCTGCTATCCAAACTTTTTTATCAACATGACACATAAGACATATATCTTTTTTGCGATCGGCTTTTAATTGATAAAGATTATCTTCAGTATGAGGATCATGACAGTTTGTACATTGGTCTTTTACTGGTGGGTGAATATATGTAGTATTGTGTAAAAACTTATCTTTTGCCTCGTGACATGATGTACAAAGTTCATTAATACTTGATCTTACTAAAAGTTTTGCATTTGGCGATTCATGTGGATTATGACATGCCGTACAAGCACCTGCTCCAACTGGTCCGTGAATGAAATTTTTAGTATCTTTTGGTTCATGACATTGGTAACATAATTCTGGAGTATCAAGCTTTAAATCTTCTCCATCTTCAGGATCAGACCCCTCATGACAAACAGTACAATCTCCCCACTCATAAGGTGGGTGAACAACTTTTTTATCTGCTAAAAGTGCAGTTCCATAAAACTTTTCTTTCTCAGTTAAAGCCACTTCTTCTGTTGTAGCATTTACCATATCAGCAGATAAATCTTCAGCTGCAAATACATTTGTACATGTAAGCAATAAAGAGATTGCGATACTTCCTATATAAAAACGATTGTTTTTCATGTTCTACCTTTGTCTTGGTCTATCAGCAGCTGAAATAAGATATGTTGCTAATGCTTTCATCTTTTCTTCTGAGAGTGTTTTAATTTTTGCTAACTGTGGATTCATAACAGGTGCACGATCTGGATATACGATAGGTGTTCCTTGTGAACTCAGATAAGGCACTAAAGAGCTCTCTTTACCTGTGTAAGACTCTGCTATTTTACGAACTGATGGTCCTATAAGTTCCTTATCTAGCTTATGACAAAGAGTACAGCCTTTTGACTCAAAGATTGCTTTGCCTTTTGCTTTCATAACATCATCTAAATCTTCTGCCATAACATTAGAGAAAAATAATATGCTAAAAGATAAGCCTAATATAAATTTTTTCATTTAAAAACCTTTTTTAAAGTAATAGTGCGCCGATTGTACCATAACTTTTTTTAAATTTATATATTTAGGTATTCATCTTTTATATTTATATCTGCATATGTTACTAAAAATATTTCCGCTGCTATGCCATTTCCATATTTAATAATTTCTTTCTCACAATTTAAAATAGGGGTTGTTCCAAAGCCGCAACTTGGGCTTTTTGATTTGAGTACTATTACATCTACATGTAGATTTTGTTTTACAAATGTATTTATCTCGTCTTCTAAAAGTTGTGTCACATCTTTGTTGGTTTCATCTGTAATAATTCTGTTTTTTCCATCTACATGTATTACATTTATTCTCTCTCTTGGAGTTCCAAAAAGAGGTGCTTCTGGACAAAAAGGTATGATTTCATAATCTTTGAAAGCTTCTAGGACTTCATTTACTTTTTTTGTTTTACCATCATAGCGACAATTTTGGCCAAGTAAACAAGCAGAGATGATGACCTTTTTACTACACACTCTAACATATCACTACTGATTTGATTTCCGTCATCTCTTCAATAGCAAACTTAGGACCTTCACGCCCTACTCCACTAAGTTTTACACCGCCATAAGGCTGTATATCAAAACGAAGAGTTGGCATATCGTTTATAACTATTCCACCAGCATCCAACTCTGATATAGCACGCTGAGTAAGTTTTAAGTCATTTGTAAATACTGAAAACTGAAGTCCGTAAGGAGAGTTGTTCATACGAGGAATGGCATCATCAAACGAATCAACTTTTATAAGAGAAACAATAGGGGCAAAAACCTCTTCACAAACTATTGCCATATCATCTCTAACGTCAGCCATTACACAAGGGTAAAACATTCTCCCATCGTGTCTTGGAGTAAGAAGTGCTTTTGCACCCTCTTCTATAGCACTCTCTACCCAACCCATAGCACGAACGCAAGAATCATTATCTATAAGAGGACCCATAAAAGTATCATCTTCATAAGGTGAGCCAACTACGAGTTTTTTAGTTTCCTCTGCCATTTTATTTGCAAAATCATCATAAATATCGCCGTTTACATAAATCCTCTGCAAAGATATACAAACTTGTCCAGAGTTTACAAAAGCGCCTAATGCACAACGATTAGCCGCTAAATCTAAATCAGCACTTTTATCTATGTAGGTTGCCGCATTTCCGCCAAGTTCTAAAGATACTTTTTTAATGCCAGCATTTTTAGTGATAATATTTCCAACAGGAACAGAACCTGTAAAACTGATAACACGTGGAATATCACTCGTTATCAAAGCACCCCCAACCTCTGCATCGCCGTAAACTACACTTAAAGCATCTTTGATAGCAAACTCACTCTCAATAAATAGTTTCGCAAATTTATATGCCGTCAAAGGAGCTTCTGGTGTTGGCTTTAAAACAACACAGTTTCCTGCAACCAAAGCAGGAGCTAGTTTATGAGCAACAAGATTTAGAGGAAAATTAAATGGAGTGATTGCCACAACAACACCGGCAGGCTCACGAGTGAAAAATGCAGTTGTTTTTTTGCCACTGGCCATTGCATCAGTATTGATTGTTTCACCGTGCATTGTTCGCATAGTCTCAGCTGACAAAGTTACTGTTTCAATACATCTATCCACCTCAACTCTTGCAAAAGATATTGGCTTACCAACTTCATCGGTTATTGTTTTTGCAATATCCTCTTTTTGCTCTTTAAGCTTTTTTGCCACATCTAAGAGCCAGTTACATCTTTGAGAGAGGGTTGATTGTTTAGCATACTTTGTTGCGTCTTGCGCAATTTGCAATGCTTTTAAAGCATCTTTCTCATCACAAACAGGAGCATAAGAAACAACCTCTCCACTAAATGGACTTCTTCTTTCACTGTAATTATCTACTCTAGCTTCAACTGAGCCAAAAAATATTTTTGCTTTCATTAAATTTCCTCTGAAAAAAGTTTTTATATCTATAACTGAATACTCAACTAATTAACTAGACCCTGAATCAAGTTCAGGGTGACGGAGGTGCCCATCACTCCAAGATAAAGTGTCATCACTCCGAGACAAGAAGTCGTCATTCCAAACTTGATTTGGAATCTAACATATTCTTTAATCAGAGAATTCAATTATTTAGAAAATTATATCATTAAAGTAGCAAACTTATTTTATTTTATGCTATTATATTAACAGATAAACAGGAGGACGTCATGGAAGTTACTCGTTATATATTTCAGTCACCTTATTCTAGCCAAGTGCAAGTTGGAAGAGCTGATACTGTTTCTGTTGGCAGTAAAAGTACAGCAGACAGTAATTCAGGGCTTGATAGTGCCATAAACCAAACGGTTTCAAGTGCAGAAAATTTTAAAGCCACCCAAGTAAAAGATGTTGAACCTACGGTTAGCACAAACAAGACTTTGGATATTTACGCTTAAAAAAGAGAATAATGAAGATTTTTATAATAATTTCAATGTTAGTCTCGGCTCTTTTTAGTGCCGAACTTGAGTGGTTACATGATTATGATGTCGCCTTGTCAGAAGCGAAAAAAGCTCACAAAGGTGTTTACCTTTTTATTGGTGCGGATGTGTGCAAATGGTGTGACAGATTTAAAGAGATGACTCTCTCAGACAAAAGTGTAATAGAGAGGCTGAAAAAAGATTATATACTTTTATATATGTCAAGAGATAGGCATAAAGTACCAAAAAAATTTAAAGTCAGAGGTGTCCCAAGGCATTACTTTCTAACAGAGCGTGGTGAAATAGTACATACCGCTCAAGGGAGCAGAGAGATTGACGGTTTTTATGATTTAAT
The sequence above is drawn from the Candidatus Sulfurimonas baltica genome and encodes:
- a CDS encoding peptidylprolyl isomerase, whose protein sequence is MKIILLLTLSLALFAKSPLLPEASVAVVDGISISEDDLQREVNKLMPKSFLHSNVTDEKVKDLKIKAMKTLIDRALLYNYALSENLGATKEDVENQLMKMERTIKNKVKGVKDTRRFLIEGFKKNGVSFETLKLAIKKDITLDNLYKEKIKKTITNEDLKKYYEKNMYKFKEPEKRRVRLIYIRNNPSAKNGKEDARLKAKEAMKKIQDGADFGDIAAKYSNAMSRIKGGDMGFIHKGLLEPYVEEKSFKLKKGEISEIIEMDIGFYIVKIEDMKESKQLSFNKIKDGLRRDLKVKFEDKKRTDLLERLKLKSKIIR
- a CDS encoding 6-bladed beta-propeller: MRIFFIFSFIVVSILFQGCFSKEVKVEKVNIVYPSFPDEPRIQYLETYRGENNEKVELNTLDIILGESIENKSKNPLIVKPYGVTIDNGKLYAVDTATKMIFVIDEKTKDVSFIGDGLSGPVGIAFDSKGFAYISDTRRKAVMVYNEKGKLLTAIGSRLEFAQPTGIAIDKKLNRLYVADTKGHKIKVFDIETKKMLLEIGKRGHADGEFNFPTNVAIDSRNNNLIVSDTQNFRVQIFDKDGKFIRTFGKVGTRPGEFTRPKGIGVDSEGHIYVTDSAFNNVQVFDDKGTLLLYFGGAGYVKPGTFRLISGLYIDENDKIIIADGFTGRIQTFQYLSEKWKLSNPEKYKELSGLNGKINKEEMRIKKELEKELYNEAENK
- a CDS encoding YceI family protein → MKKIILIILLGISLLNAKVCKLTQLDEIEFSFSGYKTIYKVPMNATFTSFEYKPAAKEGNTLKALLVGATLIVDKKSVKSSDGAMDETLSLFFFDKLKGDEISAEILDVKMRNSREGTLSVKIGMNGVEKIINMKYYIMRNSLSASGNINILDFDAKDLFSSFSKECFDKHLGKTWSDVTLFYKIKKVCKTNQK
- a CDS encoding cytochrome c3 family protein; translation: MNTKLRLLLASLLVSSVTFAGVSGGNYGGVSITDSTSPHNLSARLGDDDNGEVCVYCHTPHAANISFAGAPLWNKSDSNETQVYTTYGTTVGGTEANTTIASASLVCLSCHDGISAVDSIANAPGSGMQPIAGSQNIVNILGTPYGGNIGGTMGVSAASGATAVDLSNDHPISIVYTPGRASLRETTDTLDDGENNESWVTPSGSQLVSALLRGGNVECVSCHDPHNATGVAQSATNIQVNYLRHTNERSELCFGCHAK
- a CDS encoding cytochrome c3 family protein; the encoded protein is MKTIYLFFILLFVALSGNAEETSSIEILKPYDYVRYEGKDSTFVIDADYKKVDTIVIRQGDINTTLDVTSQKATYCKTIELHPARNEIIVEAYKDGKLLSTDKRESYFYNDVLPGVDVYDSEQYDKRYFHSQEEEDKCKSCHDMTNNIPHEDEPFDDVSETTCYKCHNAKLNTSNSHAPAANWLCNVCHTGNGGEYNVDDEGLSKYLAPDPIYTRCAYCHESVEDWMASRYGHGPVNDGRCKRCHNPHGSENEFFLRKKIWNLCTTCHTEKAIPGNHIVSGFVFARNKGAHPTKDRADPARPGREFVCTSCHNPHGSTGIYLLRMKGSHPFNVCKRCHKK
- a CDS encoding cytochrome c3 family protein, with the protein product MKNNRFYIGSIAISLLLTCTNVFAAEDLSADMVNATTEEVALTEKEKFYGTALLADKKVVHPPYEWGDCTVCHEGSDPEDGEDLKLDTPELCYQCHEPKDTKNFIHGPVGAGACTACHNPHESPNAKLLVRSSINELCTSCHEAKDKFLHNTTYIHPPVKDQCTNCHDPHTEDNLYQLKADRKKDICLMCHVDKKVWIAEVTDKHGAIDRPRKCLECHDPHGSEHPKFIIKDTAKELCLTCHNESLTTDETGYKLQNIAKHLEDNPDWHGPILWGDCAACHNPHGSNNLRMLKKPFPRTFYESFDEKNYICFQCHEPDKIKAEFTIEATNFRNGDKNIHFVHVNKIKGRSCRACHDFHGTKEYPHHLRKKTQFGRINFPIRYIETENGGSCAPACHARRHYDRETPKVNLK
- a CDS encoding c-type cytochrome, producing MKKFILGLSFSILFFSNVMAEDLDDVMKAKGKAIFESKGCTLCHKLDKELIGPSVRKIAESYTGKESSLVPYLSSQGTPIVYPDRAPVMNPQLAKIKTLSEEKMKALATYLISAADRPRQR
- a CDS encoding DUF523 domain-containing protein; the protein is MCSKKVIISACLLGQNCRYDGKTKKVNEVLEAFKDYEIIPFCPEAPLFGTPRERINVIHVDGKNRIITDETNKDVTQLLEDEINTFVKQNLHVDVIVLKSKSPSCGFGTTPILNCEKEIIKYGNGIAAEIFLVTYADINIKDEYLNI
- a CDS encoding aldehyde dehydrogenase family protein — its product is MKAKIFFGSVEARVDNYSERRSPFSGEVVSYAPVCDEKDALKALQIAQDATKYAKQSTLSQRCNWLLDVAKKLKEQKEDIAKTITDEVGKPISFARVEVDRCIETVTLSAETMRTMHGETINTDAMASGKKTTAFFTREPAGVVVAITPFNFPLNLVAHKLAPALVAGNCVVLKPTPEAPLTAYKFAKLFIESEFAIKDALSVVYGDAEVGGALITSDIPRVISFTGSVPVGNIITKNAGIKKVSLELGGNAATYIDKSADLDLAANRCALGAFVNSGQVCISLQRIYVNGDIYDDFANKMAEETKKLVVGSPYEDDTFMGPLIDNDSCVRAMGWVESAIEEGAKALLTPRHDGRMFYPCVMADVRDDMAIVCEEVFAPIVSLIKVDSFDDAIPRMNNSPYGLQFSVFTNDLKLTQRAISELDAGGIVINDMPTLRFDIQPYGGVKLSGVGREGPKFAIEEMTEIKSVVIC
- a CDS encoding thioredoxin family protein encodes the protein MKIFIIISMLVSALFSAELEWLHDYDVALSEAKKAHKGVYLFIGADVCKWCDRFKEMTLSDKSVIERLKKDYILLYMSRDRHKVPKKFKVRGVPRHYFLTERGEIVHTAQGSREIDGFYDLIEEADLAK